The region TGCATCATTGATTTTGAACCACTCTTTGATTCCCAGGAGAGGAAGTCATTATTGAATCCTATGAATTTATTCTATATTATGGAGACTGAATCCTTGGGAGCTGTTTCTGACAGCAGGTGGATGTGAGACCCATTTGCTGTATGATTGGTTCAGGAGTCAGCTGGTTGACGGTGCAAACGAGCACTCGGAGGAACTTTTAACTTGCAATGCTGTAAACTACTTAATGTTGTGTACTGTACTGGAGACAGGAGAAAGCAACTGACactgtgcatatgtgtgtgtaagagagattgtgtgtgtgtgcgttagtgtgtgtgaaacaaagacaaattaataaatattgCCTTTTGAGGAACAAACAGCTTTCAGGCAGAGAATGAACACTACTTGGTGTGATGTTTGTCAAGATGAAGCAATTTGTTTAGTTTCCTTTGTTTGTATATGACGAGTACAAATGTGTAACTACTGAGATGACATTACTAGTCTTAGTcagaacaaacattttttaaatccgtttttaaatgtgtgacaAACAATTCCGactaatcactgcagctctagTTCACTCATTGTCCAGGTGGTACATGCGTCCGTACAGACAGGCCGTGACCAGCCCACCAGTCATGTTTGAGTGTTTCATGGTCACTCTGCCGTCTGCAGTCTTCTCCAGATGCTCCGGCTGCTCCAGGCTGAGACGGCTGGCCAAAACTGACGGGTACACGTATCTGGTCCCAAACCTCCCCTCCAACAGGAAGTCCATTTTCGTCTCAGCCTCTTCCACTTCCTGTCCACAGGAACTGGTCTCCAACCCTGCACAGCGGACTAATGCACACACCTGTAAGCACAGAGAGGATGTATGACAAGTGTCTCATTaacaagttttacattttcaaaatcctTGTCATTCATACCTGCAGCGCGTAGCGTCCGTTCACGGTGTGAGTACCAGCAAATGCTCCCAGTGCATAGAGCTCTTTACTGCTCCCCTGTGGTAACTGCCGGTACTGCAGGTGACAGCAAAAAGTGCCATCGCACACATCAAGTTTGCCCTCGGTCTCGTTCAGGGGCACAAATGTAAATGGATCGTACATCATGGATGAGGTGAAGGTGGCGGAGGAGGGAGAGACTGCAGAAGTAGCGTCAGGATGAGAGGAATCGAAACAGCTCTCCTGGTGACAGAATCCGGGGTCTGTGGCCGCAGAAGACGCGGACCCCTCCGTGGCCACGCTCTGCCCCAGCCACTGTGGGTCTAGCACTGGCACCCTGGCCACCAGAAGCCTGCCCTCCTCTGGATCTCCTTTCCGGGCGTGGTGGTAGGTGGCAGAAAAAGGGGTGTAGATACCGCTTCCTGTCATGATCAGTCGGTCATTGCGAATGTTGGCCGCTAGCAGGGTGACATTGGCGCCCAGGCTGAACGCCCGCTGGATCTGGATCGCGTCCAGCAAGGGGAGCTGGTTCATCCAGGCTGTGGGGTAGATCAGCTGACGCACGCCCTGAGAGTggtgcaaaacaaacaaaaaacaaaaaaaaaaacaggctgagGTTAAGAGGAGATGAAGgccaaacaaagcaaaatagaGTTGAATACATGGTTTTTTCTACCCTCTCCACCAGGGAAACTGTGGGCTCTTGGAACAGGATGTCAAAGCAGGTGAGGAGGCCAAACCTCCCAGCAAAAGGTGTATCAAACGTTATGATCTCAGGCTGCGGTGGTGTGTCAAAGGCCTCCTCAAAGTACAGGTTATGTTTATGGTAGCGCGCCACCAGCTGGCCATCGGACCTGTACGACAGAGGACACTGTGAACGGCCCACATTGACCAGGAAACTGGAGGTCTGTGCACTCGCTCGACTTCAGCTTAACTGCTTCTGTTACACTGCACCTGAACACCACGTTGGTGTTGAACTGCCAGCGTCCATCGGAGGGACAGGAGGGGGAAGGGCTGGTCTGCAGGGGGCAGGGCTGCAGGTCAGCCATGTTGGCCACCAGGTAGAGGTTGTAGCGACGCGCCATGCAGCTCAGCCTCTGGAGAACCTATGAAACAGTCACACTCAAGTGATGAGCGAAGGCTCTGGGCGGTGTGTCCGTGTCGAGGGGGGACCCTCAACCACAACAGTGTGTCATGTCAGAAACGCCCGTTCAATAACAGCATCAAATCTAAAGGTGTGATCGTGCACCTCAGTGTTGTTGTATCTGCCCGGCTCGGTGCAGGGATTCCAGTTCTCCTGCTGGGGGTCAGGAATGGTTTCTGGGTAGCCAGAGATGGACGATCGGCTGAAGTTGAAACCCTGCAGACCGTCCTCGGGAAACACCAGGATCCGGGCACCCTGACCGAGGGGAGACAAGATTCGTCAGCATGTAACGGAAAAAGATCCCATTTTcaaaaccctctgtctgtacctGCTGGGCGGCCCGGGCAGCCTGCTCCTCGTAGATATCCAGGTTTCCCCGCACATGTTGCAGGGCGGCGGAGCGGGACAGCAGCAAATGAGGCTCCGGGTTCAGGATCACGCCGTGCTCGTAAACAGCAGCGACGTACGAGGAGTCCGAAACGGGCTCGGCCTGACCAACGGCCGACGTTAGAGAAAAAGGGACCACAAAGGCAAATAACAAGAACATTGCTTCTTCCCCGAGAGACACGAATGGTGCCTAGTTCCACCAAACCACCCGAGAGATCCAAAGTCCAGGTTTACAGAGCTGACTCAGCTGAGCCAGTTTCTGATTTAAAGGTGACAAGTAGCACCCACTGCGAAATGGtcttgtgttttgaaaaaaatatggatCCACACGGTCGTACCTTATCCgttgcactgcactgcactgcactgcactgcactgcacacaGCTCTGTCACAGCACTAAAGGGGAAACCTGGCAACTAGACATAAACAAAGGccttattttgaaaatacacgACCGGAAACATTAGGCGCATAACTCGGAACCACTTTGCAAATTTGACCTTCTCCCATAACAAGCATGAGCAAGACCTGTGGCCAACCTTCGATGTAAATCTTATCTGCATGTGGGCGACTGGTCTGAACATTTGAGGGAAAATTCCAAAAAGCAGGAAGAtcggttttttttccccccgtgtTTGTCTGTCCGCTCTTCTGATGCCCCCAAACGTTTCTCGCCAGGGGGTGTactagcattagcattagcccCCGCCCTGCACTACAATGGCAACGGCACCAGAGGCACCAACAGGAGCAGCAGGTGCCCCGGTGTCTAAACCCAGTCAGATGTTTAAGAGCTGCTGGAGCTGTCGGCTCATCTCCGGTGGTGGTCTGATCCTGTCCGGCGCCTATGTGTTCATGGCGGCCCGGAAGGTGATGCGACAAGGCGGACCTACCTCCATGGGCACAGTGGCACAGATTACATTCGCTGCAAGTGAGTTACTCAATATGCCTCGAGTGTTTTAGGTGCAGCATTACTTGTCGTCTTCTTTTGAAagaagtcacacacacacacacacacacacacacacacacttacacccGTGTTTCTCTCTCAGGTTTGGCCGCGTGGGGAATCGTTGTCATCGCCGACCCGGTGGGAAAAGCGCAGAAGAAGACGTGAGGACTGTTGATTCAGTAGATGTGATGAAGTAGTTCAAGAGCTGAGGGGAGGAACATTCACCCGACGATCATGACAGCAGGCCAAAGGCGCTGCTCCCGAAGAACAGCAGAAAAAGTGTGTTAGTCTCATGCACAACCATGAGTCCATTTTTGT is a window of Xiphias gladius isolate SHS-SW01 ecotype Sanya breed wild chromosome 24, ASM1685928v1, whole genome shotgun sequence DNA encoding:
- the btd gene encoding biotinidase, producing the protein MFLLFAFVVPFSLTSAVGQAEPVSDSSYVAAVYEHGVILNPEPHLLLSRSAALQHVRGNLDIYEEQAARAAQQGARILVFPEDGLQGFNFSRSSISGYPETIPDPQQENWNPCTEPGRYNNTEVLQRLSCMARRYNLYLVANMADLQPCPLQTSPSPSCPSDGRWQFNTNVVFRSDGQLVARYHKHNLYFEEAFDTPPQPEIITFDTPFAGRFGLLTCFDILFQEPTVSLVERGVRQLIYPTAWMNQLPLLDAIQIQRAFSLGANVTLLAANIRNDRLIMTGSGIYTPFSATYHHARKGDPEEGRLLVARVPVLDPQWLGQSVATEGSASSAATDPGFCHQESCFDSSHPDATSAVSPSSATFTSSMMYDPFTFVPLNETEGKLDVCDGTFCCHLQYRQLPQGSSKELYALGAFAGTHTVNGRYALQVCALVRCAGLETSSCGQEVEEAETKMDFLLEGRFGTRYVYPSVLASRLSLEQPEHLEKTADGRVTMKHSNMTGGLVTACLYGRMYHLDNE
- the dmac1 gene encoding distal membrane-arm assembly complex protein 1; translated protein: MATAPEAPTGAAGAPVSKPSQMFKSCWSCRLISGGGLILSGAYVFMAARKVMRQGGPTSMGTVAQITFAASLAAWGIVVIADPVGKAQKKT